The proteins below are encoded in one region of Pseudonocardia sp. DSM 110487:
- a CDS encoding nuclear transport factor 2 family protein, translating to MTNARALAYRMHEAFNTRNFEAVDDIFTPDFFSHPMGTSGAEHVKETWSAISQKFPDMHSVVDDVVADGDLVSLRATISGFSAEDVTLMEMFRVEDGRIAELWGASQSVGNTVRDLL from the coding sequence ATGACGAACGCGCGCGCCCTCGCCTACCGCATGCACGAAGCCTTCAACACGAGGAACTTCGAAGCGGTGGACGACATCTTCACCCCGGACTTCTTCAGCCATCCCATGGGCACGTCGGGGGCCGAGCACGTCAAGGAGACGTGGAGCGCGATCAGCCAGAAGTTTCCGGACATGCACTCCGTCGTCGACGACGTCGTTGCTGACGGCGACCTGGTCAGCCTGCGGGCCACGATCTCCGGGTTCTCCGCCGAGGACGTCACCTTGATGGAGATGTTCCGCGTGGAGGACGGGCGGATCGCCGAGCTGTGGGGGGCGAGCCAGAGCGTCGGGAACACCGTCCGCGACCTGCTCTGA
- a CDS encoding TetR/AcrR family transcriptional regulator, whose protein sequence is MTDEPGTRGRIMAIALELFSAQGYAGTSVADIAGRLGTTKAALYYHFGSKAEILDALLGEPLAAYARLVHSGPRTLEDLLAAVIDTTAESSGLHGLIASDPSARAAIRERTRRLGADEINDTLLAELAGPRPSAARRVAAHAAYAVAKQGTLSLMAEIGRMTPRGRAELLAAALRALDDQRS, encoded by the coding sequence GTGACCGACGAGCCCGGCACCCGTGGGCGGATAATGGCGATCGCGCTGGAGCTGTTCTCGGCGCAGGGCTACGCGGGCACCTCGGTCGCCGACATCGCGGGCAGGCTGGGGACGACCAAGGCTGCGCTGTACTACCACTTCGGCTCGAAGGCGGAGATCCTCGACGCCCTGCTCGGCGAGCCGCTCGCGGCCTATGCCCGACTCGTGCACTCCGGACCGCGCACGCTGGAAGACCTGCTCGCGGCCGTCATCGACACCACCGCGGAGTCATCGGGGCTCCACGGCCTGATCGCCAGCGACCCGTCGGCACGGGCGGCGATCCGCGAGCGGACACGCCGGCTCGGTGCCGACGAGATCAACGACACGCTCCTCGCGGAGCTGGCGGGCCCTCGGCCGAGTGCGGCACGGCGGGTCGCCGCGCATGCCGCCTACGCCGTCGCCAAACAAGGAACCTTGAGCCTCATGGCGGAGATCGGACGCATGACACCGCGCGGCCGAGCAGAGCTCCTCGCCGCCGCGCTCCGTGCCCTCGACGATCAGCGAAGTTGA